GACCGGAAACCATCACCGCGGAGCAACGCGAACCGTAGCATCACCATCGAGGGCACAGTAGAGATGGAGACGTGTGTCATGAATAGCTACCGATTTCTGCTCAAATTGGCCGGCCacgtgcgcagctccttgttCGACGCCGAGAGCGCCCTGACGAGTCCGCGCAGCTCGCGGCATCGCGTGCTCTCTCTGCAGGCAAGCAACGCGCCATCAGACGACTCTTTTTTCACGCACCTTAGCAGCAACTACGGCCTGTCAGCGTCCTCGAACAaccacggcagcggtggcagtcAGCGACACGGGCCGTCGCTCGTCCTCACAGCTGTGGACCCCATTGTGGATGTGTACGAGGCAGACGCCACCGGCGCGCTCGCCTTCACGCCGGCGTGCGTCGGGGACAGTGTGTTGTGCCGCTTTACGTGTGTCGCCTCCATCGGCACGGCCGagggcgccggcagcacgCCAGTGCGCTCCAGAGGcgtcccctcctcccggTCACCGCCCCCCTCGATGGTGAACTCGACACTGCCGTCTGGCGACACTGGTCTCGGAAACATCGTTGTGCGACGTTGCACTTTCGAGTCGGACGGTGAAACGGCCTACTGCCAACGGCTGACAGTGGAACTGGAGCTCGTTCGCCCCGTCTTTGGCGCGCGAGTGCTCATCCGACTGCCgagccgccactgccgtctTCACCACAGCCACAccggcggcgttggcagCGTCACTCAATTGCTCCACCAGCCACGAAAGTGCGTGTGGGACATCGGCGCAGTGTCCGAGGCGATGTGCACCCTCTCCAGCGATCGCACTGCCACGTCGGGGACGTCGGAAGGAGTCTCTGAAGATGACTTGATGCCCGGCGCCGTGATCCCGACCGCGCCCTGGTCGTCTGCGGCAAAGTCGCTCGCGACGCTAGAGCTCGTCTTCGAGCGGGCCCCACCGGCGCTCTCCTTTGgtgaggacgacgaggaggcggaggcgacagacagcgacgacgacgacaatgATAATCGCTTTAGCAGCACCGGCAACGCTGGCGGCGGTCTCACACACAGTCGGCGTCGCCAGTCAGTCAGtagcaggagcagcagcactagAAGGGCactgacggcggcggctaGCACCACAGGTCGTGCTTCCAAGCGCGAGGAACGGGGGCGCAAGGCGAGCGAGAAAGCTGCGCGCATCAGAGAGGGCGGGAGCAGCACTAGCATGCGGGCCGCTGGCGGCGAAGGTGTTCCGGCAGTAGAGCTGGTGTTTAGCGTGAATCAGCTGCTCTCCGGCACATCCGTGAAGAAGCTGCAGGTTCTCGAAGAGCGGCCAAACTGGACACCTCGCAGCCGGCTCgatcgcctcctcttccgtcGTGTAGTTCCGGGGCTGGAGAAGTTGAAGCTCAAGAAGTACGCGCACTACACAACGTGGTTTGTGCAACCTGTAGCGGTGTCGCAGTTGTAGGGCCTTGCTACCTGTTCAGCAGACCACCATTCCTACACCCTAACAATCCCTCGCAAGGGTCAGATGCACGTGCTGAAGAAAGGGTGTCGTCGCCGTTGACGAAGGGGGGAAGGTGCATGGTGGCAAGGGGCGCGaacggagggagggggtttTGATGGGCGGTGTCCTTGTCTTTGTGTGCTCGCCGCGCCGTTGTGGTGGTATTTGTTTGCCTCTCCGACTCGACATGCGCTAGGCAGACGCGTGActgcgggtgtgggtgtgcgcctTCTCTTGCACCTCTCGTTTCGATGTCTATCGCAGCCGGGCTGAGCGCCTCCAttacgcacgcgcgcactcctccccaccctctctctctcgccttgcTATGTATCTCACATAATCATTATCTTCAACTACAAAATTTCTcgcgtgagtgtgtgcgccgctctTCCTTCTCACACCtcggcccctcccccttccccttccggCCTGTGTCTTGGCCATCACTCCCGCATCTTTACTCTCCAGCCTGTTGCTCCATTGTCTGTGTACGCAGGTGAGTTGCCTCGACGCAGATGGACCAGCGACGCATCGCCTCTCCACACTTTGTTGCCTTGGCGGTGCGCATCGTCGCCCGCACACACCACGGAAAGGTGGTGGGGAGACGAGGGGCTGATGTCGACAATGTCGGTGGTGTTGTAGGCGTTGGatggcggaggggaggggggcgtgcGCACCACCACGGGCTTccggaagggggaggagcatGCCTTGTGGTGTTGTAGGGGGCTCTCGCTGTTGCTCAGTAGCCGTacaggtgcgtgcgtgtgtgtgggggggggagagtgGATCGGTCTCCGTTTGTCATGTTAGCATATAACAATTACAACACGGGGCAAACACGAAACGTCGTAGCTCTTTTTCTATGCGAGCACgtggtgccggcgctgctcccTGCTTGTCTGCTTTGGTGTGGCCAGAAGGCGGAATGGTATGTGGCATCGTCGACGACGCCAAGAAGGGCGAGAAGCCTGCATGAGGTTCAGCGGCCGTCCTGTCGCTTCTCCTTTCGCCGGTTCTTCCTTGCTCGGATGTGTCCCTCGCGTTGCGGGAAGCCCATTATGCTCGCTGTGGTGCCTCTCCCACTCGAccctgctcctccgtctcctctccctctctttctcgacATCTCCATCCCTATCCCTGCGGGCTCCTCTCGCCCCGGAGGCATCTGACGGCGCCATCATCTCCGCGAGTGCaccactgtgtgtgtgtgtgtgtgtgtgtgtgtgtgtgtgtgtgtgtgtgtgatatTTCGCTTCTGTCATGGCATTTCATgggagcagcgacgaggaggacgatgaCTTCAGCCCGGTCATCCCTTCGGCTGCCATcgctgcctctgccgtgAACGCTGCCGCGACGTCCACCCCCGAACCAATCGACACAGACACCTCTTCACCAGCGCtaaagagggagaggaaagaCGAGAGTGGGGCGCCCCACACGCCAACAGCggacagcagcgctgctgcacctccgtcTCCGTCATCACCGTCTGCGGCAGTTGtgggcgacgcggcgcagagAGCAGCGGAAACACCTGAAGTCGCATGGGAACGCTATCGGCGTCAGCAACTGCCGTGCGCGCCCCTGTACGAGCGCAGTTTTCTGCATACGTCACTGCAAAATGCGCATGACGTTTTTGCCGCAGCGGAGTCAGTGCCTGCGCACACAGCGTCTCCCGTCGCGGCTCAGACGGTGCATGATATGTGCGTCCATCTCGACTCGCTCGGTGCGCTGGTCGCCACCATCGATGCAGCGGGTGTTGTGCGTGTCTGGCGCAAGCTGCCGAGCGGTCTCTTCTTCATAACGGAGCTGGACAAGATATTTCTGCCAGCtcgcagtgccgccgccgctggccaCGAGCGCCGCACGCGTCACTACTGGGCACATGCCTACACGACGCTGCAGATGCTGGTGTTTGTATGCACGGAGGAAGAAGAAGTGGAGGTCGACCACGGCAACGTGCGTCGCACGGAATCGAATGATAACGGATCGCCCTCATCTGCGTCCGCAGCCCAGGCGCCGCTGAGTACAGTGCGGGTGCACATGCGTCAGGTCAACCCCATCACCCTCACTGTGGAGGAACGCGACTCCTTCACCTTTCAGGCCCCAGTGCAGCGAGTCGTCAGTGCCGCAGTCACTGTAGCGGACACGGCGCAGTGCAGaaacgacgacggcgcgtgTTGGACCCCTCGCACCTCTCTCGCCTACAATCGGCGACCAGCCTTCCTTACGCATCAGTACGCGCCTCACATCGCCTTCTTCGtaacgctgccgccgtcgccggcgacgcCTGGTGCGACGGGCGGTGGTAACGGCGTCGTCCTGTGCCCttgcttcgcctccgccatgTCGGCGGGCAGTCGCCCCGATCATACGGCGGGTGCCGCTCGCAGCTACGTGCCGACCCGTCTCAGCGTAGCAAACGCGAtcgtggcgtgtgcgcagcaggGATGGGAGCTGGAGCGGACCGGCACCTCTGCCTGCGTCGTGGTGGACTCTGCTGGTGTTGTCGATTACTGCACcatcgaggcggccgccgaggcagcgacgacggcagtgACATTCCCCTCGACTGCGTCGGGAAGGCGGACTCTGAAAGTGATGGCGGGTcttgcggcggtgccgcccaCGTCACGCGAGGCGCGCATGTGGCGACGGTGGATATGTTTtgaccgccggcagcggACAGGCTTCTTCAGCCTCGTACGGGATGCTCAGCAAGCGCTCAAGGCGCGTAAAGAGGACGAGAACGAAACAGCCGCAGGCAAggcggctggcgccgtcgccgctgccgatgtgcaggtgctgccggcagcggtgcaacTCACACCCGACGGTCGGCACGTGTTGGTGTGGAGCTTCCGGTTTCTCCGAGTCGCAGCGGTGTCGTCGCAGCCCGCCTCACGCATCCCGTCTACGGAGCGGCGCTATGATGTAACCGTGGAGTCATGCATCCATCTGTTGGACTTCACGACTGGCGTGTGCATCGGCCGGCACACCGAACCCCTCGGCGTCTTTGCCACCAGCGAGGACATTGTGTTCGGAGCCACGGCGTGGGCGGACTACGTTCAgctccgcagccgcgctcTGGCACTGCGCCTACACGTGGAGCCGTCCGCAGCCGCCAACAACCAGTTCTACGTCCTGGTGCCTGAGTTGCCGCTAGAGCAACTGcttggcgctgccgctgtgtcgcgcgaggcggcggaggtggcccCGGCGGAAGTCGCTGGACGCGTGGTGCATGTGTATGAGGTCACCCtcgaggcggcagccgcgtcgtcgccgagcACCGCGCAGTCCTCGGCCACAGTGAGGCGGCTGTCGCACGAGCCGGGTGAGTGGGAGGCGATCGTCAGGCGGGGTGCAGAGCACCCACGGCATGCATCACACCACAACGTCGGTGATGTCAGGAAAGACCGATGCTGGAGTGGTCTGGCAACCTCTCAGCCTACATGGGgagtgctgcgcctcctctctcccaaCGAGTACGCCCTCACGGTCAAGGAAGAGAATCACACTCGCGATGAGGCTCACGGTTgcgtgacggcgacggctggGGTGCACCCAGGTCTGGCGGTCTGCCGCGCCCCGCTGATGCTTCTTCGCCGCGCTGTGACCGCGTCGCAGGATTTGAAGAACTTAGTTTCCGCCTCCCCTGTCGGGGCTGCGTTAGGGGCGGACGCACGCAAGCATCTCTTCGCGACCCCCAGGGCTCATGACACCGCCAGCGGGGCAGCATCAGGGGAggtgctgcttctctcttccaGCACGGACgtctccgcagcggcgctgctggtgtaCTCTAGCGAGCTGCCGTGGGGCAGTGCCGCCCTGGGGCGCGTGCTCTCCGAGGCTGTTCCGCCGCAgaccgaggaggagctcacTGAGGAGGGGCAACGTCTtcaggagcagctgcgacagAAAAGCTTTGtcgacgcgctgcgcgagctaCACCGTGGCCGTGACGACGCGTGCGGAACACTCCTGCTAGCCGCAGTGGCCCCGCAGAgctcgagcgccgccgcggcacctGGGGGTGCGGGCGAAGCAGCCTCCACTAGCCCAAGCGCTACTGCGGATGTGGctggcagcaccagcggtggtggggtgcAACCGGGGAAGACTAcagaagcggcggcaacgaccTCGGTGAGAGTCGATGCCGCGAGAAGGGCCGCGCCCGTAACGAACGAAGAAGCCGCGGTGTGCGCACTGCTGAAGGACCTAACCCCGCCACTCAGTGCATCGTTGCCGCCTGTGGCGctcgtgcacgtgcgcggcTACGGCTCCATCCGGGTGCACCTGCTCCCCAGCATTGCGCCACTGGCGACCGACAACTTT
This DNA window, taken from Leishmania major strain Friedlin complete genome, chromosome 18, encodes the following:
- the CYP16 gene encoding putative cyclosporin 16: MCVHLDSLGALVATIDAAGVVRVWRKLPSGLFFITELDKIFLPARSAAAAGHERRTRHYWAHAYTTLQMLVFVCTEEEEVEVDHGNVRRTESNDNGSPSSASAAQAPLSTVRVHMRQVNPITLTVEERDSFTFQAPVQRVVSAAVTVADTAQCRNDDGACWTPRTSLAYNRRPAFLTHQYAPHIAFFVTLPPSPATPGATGGGNGVVLCPCFASAMSAGSRPDHTAGAARSYVPTRLSVANAIVACAQQGWELERTGTSACVVVDSAGVVDYCTIEAAAEAATTAVTFPSTASGRRTLKVMAGLAAVPPTSREARMWRRWICFDRRQRTGFFSLVRDAQQALKARKEDENETAAGKAAGAVAAADVQVLPAAVQLTPDGRHVLVWSFRFLRVAAVSSQPASRIPSTERRYDVTVESCIHLLDFTTGVCIGRHTEPLGVFATSEDIVFGATAWADYVQLRSRALALRLHVEPSAAANNQFYVLVPELPLEQLLGAAAVSREAAEVAPAEVAGRVVHVYEVTLEAAAASSPSTAQSSATVRRLSHEPGEWEAIVRRGAEHPRHASHHNVGDVRKDRCWSGLATSQPTWGVLRLLSPNEYALTVKEENHTRDEAHGCVTATAGVHPGLAVCRAPLMLLRRAVTASQDLKNLVSASPVGAALGADARKHLFATPRAHDTASGAASGEVLLLSSSTDVSAAALLVYSSELPWGSAALGRVLSEAVPPQTEEELTEEGQRLQEQLRQKSFVDALRELHRGRDDACGTLLLAAVAPQSSSAAAAPGGAGEAASTSPSATADVAGSTSGGGVQPGKTTEAAATTSVRVDAARRAAPVTNEEAAVCALLKDLTPPLSASLPPVALVHVRGYGSIRVHLLPSIAPLATDNFVRLARRHYYDRLTFHRVIPAAIVQGGCPRGDGTGGESAFADGAPFSDEGLTLFPFFSHTANPLCCWLCMANAGPNTNGSQFFFTVPGGEAMPWLDGHHTVFGYAVEGLDVVRAMSIAARDDEDKPLSPIIIERVDVLSA